Proteins encoded in a region of the Photobacterium angustum genome:
- the gshA gene encoding glutamate--cysteine ligase, which produces MMDFSQRLQQLSTHADALTQFGRGLERESLRITADRHLSQLPHPVALGSALTNKWITTDFAESLLEFITPVSKDVDQLLWQLEDIHKFALSKMDDERLWPMSMPCFVGAQEDITLAQYGSSNTGRMKTLYREGLKHRYGSIMQIISGVHFNFSFSDSFWDGLFGDQMPEQRQESVSGAYFGLIRNYYRFGWLIPYLFGASPALCGSFIKDDKVKESFSKVGTGTYYLEKSTALRLSDLGYTNNAQSALKIGFNSLDQYLDGLNQAIHTPSSEFAEIGVVVDGERRQLNSNVLQIENELYAPIRAKRVTKSGEKPSEALKRGGVEYIEVRSLDVNPFSPIGISEDQVRFLDLFLTWAVLTPSADMDDSELACWRDNWNRVVIDGRNPELMLKIGCAGERLSLQDWGSRVFAELEQVAKTIDELNGNNRYQQTCERLLGWIHHPERTLSAQLLEQIKMEQGIGNLGYKLAAKHAESLKAQDFRFYDANTFEQEVHHSVEKQQQIERDDTVSFDDYLDNYFADIHVGL; this is translated from the coding sequence TTGATGGATTTTTCACAGAGGTTACAGCAGCTTTCTACTCATGCTGACGCACTAACCCAGTTTGGACGTGGACTTGAACGAGAGTCACTTCGCATTACTGCGGATAGGCATTTATCCCAACTACCTCATCCTGTTGCATTAGGCTCCGCATTAACCAATAAGTGGATCACAACCGATTTTGCAGAATCGTTGTTGGAGTTTATTACGCCTGTTTCAAAAGATGTTGATCAACTTTTATGGCAATTAGAAGATATCCATAAGTTTGCTCTTAGCAAAATGGACGATGAACGCTTATGGCCAATGTCGATGCCTTGTTTTGTGGGAGCGCAAGAAGACATTACCTTGGCGCAATATGGTTCTTCGAATACTGGACGAATGAAAACGCTATACCGCGAAGGCTTGAAGCATCGCTATGGTAGTATCATGCAGATCATCTCTGGTGTTCATTTTAACTTTTCATTTTCTGATAGTTTTTGGGATGGTTTGTTTGGTGATCAAATGCCTGAGCAGCGTCAAGAGTCTGTTTCTGGTGCGTACTTTGGTTTGATCCGTAACTATTACCGTTTTGGTTGGTTAATTCCTTATTTATTTGGTGCGTCTCCTGCACTTTGTGGTTCTTTTATCAAAGACGACAAAGTGAAGGAATCATTTAGCAAAGTGGGCACCGGCACATATTACTTAGAGAAATCGACAGCATTACGTTTAAGTGATTTGGGGTACACCAATAATGCGCAAAGTGCATTGAAAATTGGTTTTAATAGCTTAGATCAGTACCTTGACGGTTTAAATCAAGCAATTCATACACCATCATCAGAATTTGCTGAAATCGGTGTTGTTGTTGACGGCGAACGTCGTCAGTTAAATAGTAATGTTTTACAAATCGAAAATGAGCTATATGCGCCAATCCGCGCTAAGCGTGTAACGAAAAGTGGTGAAAAACCGTCAGAAGCGCTTAAACGTGGCGGTGTTGAATACATCGAAGTGCGTTCATTAGATGTGAACCCATTTAGCCCGATTGGTATCAGTGAAGATCAGGTACGTTTTCTTGATTTATTCCTAACATGGGCGGTATTAACACCGTCTGCTGATATGGATGATAGTGAACTTGCTTGTTGGCGTGATAACTGGAATCGTGTGGTTATCGATGGTCGTAATCCAGAGTTAATGCTTAAGATTGGTTGTGCAGGTGAGCGTTTAAGCCTACAAGATTGGGGCTCGCGTGTATTTGCTGAATTGGAGCAAGTAGCGAAAACGATTGATGAGTTAAATGGTAACAATCGCTACCAACAAACGTGTGAGCGTTTACTGGGTTGGATCCATCATCCTGAGCGTACGCTATCGGCACAGTTACTTGAGCAAATCAAAATGGAGCAAGGCATTGGTAATCTTGGCTATAAGTTAGCAGCAAAACATGCAGAAAGCTTAAAAGCACAAGATTTCCGTTTTTATGATGCCAATACATTTGAACAAGAAGTTCATCACTCGGTAGAAAAACAGCAACAGATCGAGCGTGATGACACAGTATCATTTGATGATTATCTCGATAATTACTTTGCCGATATTCATGTTGGCTTGTAA
- a CDS encoding M16 family metallopeptidase, which translates to MKKWILSAAVVSLTGCTQFTEQQTTQVLPKGVTFIEQVKAVQGKAVIPYSKYRLANGLTVILSPDHSDPLVNVDVTYHVGSAREQQGKSGFAHFFEHMMFQGSKHVGDQQHFKLITEAGGNLNGSTNRDRTNYFETVPANQLEKALWLESDRMGFLLDAVSQRKFEIQRDTVKNERAQNFENRPYGLIYEKMAEALYPRSHPYSWQTIGYVEDLDRVDVNDLKAFFLRWYGPNNATLTIGGDINKAQTLEWVNKYFGSIPRGPEVKDAPKQPVTLPSDRYITLQDNIKQPMLMMGWPTAYLGAEQQPSLDMLGQVIGSGTNSLLYQKLVKTGKAVDAGAFQDCAELACTMYVYAMAPSGDQGHLDVLRKDVMSIINSIDKQGIKKAQLDEIKGSVEASAIYGLQSVSGKVSQLAAYQTFFGNPNYISTDLANIDKVNTQSVMRAYNQYIYQHPSVTLSVVPHGELQLQAAKPNYTPAPRVLPKNTKIKDQDLAYRTVKDNFDRSVMPKASKPVKAVMPTLYEFSLANGIKVVGTQYQETPTISLQLTVPAGRRLDPASKEGLAELTAAMMNEGSEKYTAEQMASKLDTLGSNISVHAGLYGTTISLSTLTKNLPETMALLEQRLFHPAFKESDFKRLKKQMIEGIVYEHQSADWLAGQATREVLFKGTVFGRPTDGTKQTLSNITLQDVKDFYHRYYTPNNADAVVVGDITQTKLAQALAPIGQWQGKPAPSIASQKLPVLKQQAIWLVNKADAPQTVIRLVRHGMPFDATGELFKTQLANFNLAGNFNSRINMNLREDKGFTYGAGGYFSGGKEVGVGVYYAQVRADATVASIKEFLAELKKMSTLGLTDKEVNFMRLAVGQKDALSYETPSQKASLLGNILAYDLPNDFVAQRNHIVDTITKTTMDKLAQKWFNPKDYQIIVVGDAKTLEPQLKALDLPVHLLTLTK; encoded by the coding sequence GTGAAAAAATGGATCCTGAGTGCAGCCGTCGTTTCGTTGACAGGTTGTACTCAATTTACTGAACAGCAGACCACCCAAGTGTTACCCAAAGGGGTAACGTTTATTGAGCAAGTTAAAGCGGTACAAGGGAAAGCTGTGATCCCTTATAGCAAATACCGTTTGGCGAATGGGTTGACTGTTATTTTATCGCCGGATCATTCTGATCCGTTAGTGAATGTGGATGTGACTTACCATGTGGGCTCTGCGCGAGAGCAACAAGGTAAATCAGGCTTTGCGCACTTTTTTGAGCATATGATGTTTCAAGGCTCTAAGCACGTTGGTGATCAACAGCATTTCAAATTAATCACAGAAGCTGGCGGTAATTTAAATGGCAGTACTAACCGTGATCGCACGAATTACTTTGAAACAGTTCCAGCCAATCAATTAGAGAAAGCCTTATGGCTTGAGTCAGATCGTATGGGGTTCTTACTGGATGCGGTTTCACAGCGTAAGTTTGAAATTCAGCGAGATACGGTGAAAAATGAGCGTGCACAAAACTTTGAAAACCGCCCGTATGGTTTAATTTATGAAAAAATGGCGGAAGCGTTATACCCTCGTAGTCATCCGTATTCATGGCAAACCATTGGTTATGTGGAAGATTTAGATCGTGTTGATGTCAACGATCTTAAAGCCTTTTTCCTTCGTTGGTATGGGCCAAATAATGCGACCTTAACCATTGGTGGTGATATTAATAAAGCGCAAACACTGGAGTGGGTAAATAAGTATTTTGGCTCTATTCCACGTGGCCCTGAAGTAAAGGATGCACCTAAACAACCAGTGACGTTACCGTCTGATCGTTACATTACGCTACAAGATAATATTAAGCAGCCTATGTTAATGATGGGCTGGCCGACAGCGTATTTAGGCGCAGAGCAACAACCCTCACTGGATATGTTAGGACAAGTGATAGGAAGTGGCACGAATAGCTTACTTTATCAAAAACTGGTGAAGACTGGTAAAGCTGTTGATGCCGGGGCGTTCCAAGATTGTGCTGAATTAGCCTGTACTATGTATGTGTATGCGATGGCACCGAGTGGCGATCAAGGCCACTTAGATGTATTGCGTAAAGACGTTATGTCGATCATTAACAGCATCGATAAGCAAGGGATTAAGAAAGCCCAACTGGATGAAATAAAAGGCTCGGTTGAGGCGAGTGCTATTTATGGTTTACAAAGTGTCAGCGGTAAGGTGTCGCAACTTGCGGCTTATCAGACTTTCTTTGGTAACCCTAATTACATTTCAACGGATTTGGCGAACATTGATAAGGTGAATACGCAAAGCGTAATGCGTGCGTATAACCAGTATATTTATCAACATCCAAGTGTCACGCTCAGTGTTGTACCGCATGGTGAATTACAGCTTCAAGCGGCGAAACCTAACTATACGCCAGCTCCTCGTGTGTTACCGAAAAATACCAAGATCAAAGATCAAGATTTAGCTTACCGCACAGTTAAAGATAATTTTGATCGTTCAGTGATGCCAAAGGCTTCAAAGCCAGTGAAAGCAGTCATGCCCACACTGTATGAGTTCAGCCTTGCGAATGGGATCAAAGTGGTTGGTACCCAGTATCAAGAAACTCCAACGATCAGCTTGCAGTTAACTGTACCTGCAGGGCGTCGTTTAGATCCAGCAAGTAAAGAAGGTTTAGCTGAGCTTACAGCTGCGATGATGAATGAAGGCTCTGAGAAATATACCGCAGAGCAAATGGCATCTAAGCTAGATACTCTTGGCAGTAATATTTCAGTACATGCTGGATTATATGGCACCACGATTTCACTCAGTACGCTAACGAAGAACTTACCTGAAACGATGGCGTTATTAGAGCAACGTCTTTTCCATCCCGCCTTTAAAGAAAGTGATTTTAAGCGTCTTAAAAAGCAGATGATTGAAGGTATTGTTTATGAGCATCAAAGTGCGGATTGGTTAGCGGGGCAAGCAACACGAGAAGTCTTATTTAAGGGCACTGTGTTTGGGCGTCCAACGGATGGTACCAAGCAAACGTTGAGCAATATTACCCTGCAAGATGTGAAAGACTTCTATCATCGTTATTACACTCCTAACAATGCTGATGCGGTAGTAGTGGGCGATATAACACAAACGAAACTAGCACAAGCGTTAGCACCTATCGGGCAATGGCAAGGAAAACCTGCGCCAAGTATTGCATCACAAAAATTACCTGTGTTGAAGCAACAAGCAATATGGCTGGTAAATAAAGCGGACGCACCACAAACGGTGATCCGTTTAGTGCGTCACGGAATGCCGTTTGATGCCACAGGTGAGCTATTTAAAACCCAATTGGCAAACTTTAATTTAGCGGGTAACTTTAATAGCCGTATCAACATGAATCTACGTGAAGATAAAGGCTTTACCTATGGTGCGGGAGGCTATTTCAGTGGCGGAAAAGAAGTGGGTGTGGGAGTTTACTATGCTCAAGTTAGAGCCGATGCGACGGTTGCCTCTATAAAAGAGTTTCTCGCTGAACTAAAGAAAATGAGCACATTAGGATTAACCGATAAAGAGGTTAATTTTATGCGCTTAGCGGTGGGTCAGAAAGATGCTCTTAGTTATGAGACGCCAAGTCAAAAAGCATCATTGTTAGGTAATATATTAGCTTATGATTTACCAAATGATTTTGTCGCTCAGCGAAACCATATTGTCGATACCATTACTAAAACGACCATGGATAAATTAGCGCAGAAATGGTTTAACCCGAAAGATTATCAAATTATTGTGGTGGGTGATGCGAAGACATTGGAGCCACAATTGAAGGCATTAGACTTACCTGTTCATCTGCTTACATTAACGAAGTAA
- a CDS encoding YqaA family protein, with amino-acid sequence MTDLFTGDTGLWVLFATGFLSATLLPGGSEANLIAAVKLGDNPIWQIVAVVAIGNTLGGLTNYWLGLLLPDKTSEQKQSHKALLWLKKYGYWSLLLSWMPIIGDPLCLAAGWLRMRFLWCAVVILIGKTLRYIALAAIVLGLFPALSF; translated from the coding sequence ATGACTGATTTATTTACCGGTGATACGGGCTTATGGGTTCTATTTGCGACCGGATTTCTTAGTGCCACATTGTTACCTGGCGGATCTGAAGCGAACCTTATCGCTGCTGTAAAATTAGGGGATAACCCGATATGGCAAATAGTAGCAGTCGTTGCGATAGGTAATACCTTAGGTGGACTAACTAATTATTGGTTAGGACTTTTACTACCAGATAAAACTTCAGAGCAAAAACAGAGTCATAAAGCGTTATTGTGGCTAAAAAAATACGGCTACTGGAGTTTGTTACTTAGTTGGATGCCAATTATTGGTGATCCCTTATGTTTAGCGGCAGGTTGGCTACGGATGCGATTTTTGTGGTGTGCAGTAGTCATTTTAATAGGTAAAACATTACGTTATATCGCATTAGCCGCAATCGTATTGGGACTTTTCCCTGCATTATCGTTTTAA
- a CDS encoding sodium ion-translocating decarboxylase subunit beta — translation MEGLLKLWSETGIANFEFGQIVMIVVGCGLLFLAIRKGFEPLLLLPMGFGAILANIPNAGFTDPGGLLYYIYYVGIETGIFPLLIFMGVGAMTDFGALIANPKTLLLGAAAQFGIFFTLFGAIFLNVVPGMEFSLADASSIAIIGGADGPTAIFLASRLSPDLLGAIAVAAYSYMALVPIIQPPIMKALTTPEERQIQMQQLRHVSKAEKVLFPLAVLLMTILFLPSATPLVGMFCLGNLMRESGVVDRLSNTVQNELINIVTIMLGLGVGSKLEAATFLQIETLGILVLGAVAFSVGTGGGVLMAKALNRFSKEPINPLIGAAGVSAVPMAARVVNKVGLESNPQNFLLMHAMGPNVAGVLGSAVAAGILLALVGGS, via the coding sequence ATGGAAGGTTTATTAAAACTCTGGTCCGAAACTGGGATTGCAAACTTTGAATTCGGCCAGATCGTGATGATTGTAGTTGGTTGTGGTTTGTTGTTCTTGGCCATTCGCAAAGGCTTTGAGCCATTATTATTACTGCCTATGGGGTTTGGTGCAATTTTGGCCAATATCCCGAATGCAGGATTTACTGATCCTGGCGGTTTGCTTTATTACATCTATTACGTAGGGATTGAAACGGGTATTTTCCCGCTATTAATCTTTATGGGGGTCGGTGCAATGACCGACTTTGGCGCGTTGATTGCGAACCCTAAAACGTTACTATTAGGAGCTGCGGCACAGTTTGGTATTTTCTTTACCTTATTTGGCGCTATTTTCCTTAATGTTGTACCGGGAATGGAATTTTCGCTAGCAGATGCCTCGTCAATTGCAATTATTGGTGGCGCTGATGGCCCAACGGCTATCTTCTTAGCAAGCAGGTTGTCTCCTGATTTACTTGGTGCGATTGCGGTAGCTGCTTACAGTTACATGGCTTTAGTACCAATTATTCAGCCACCAATCATGAAAGCACTGACGACACCTGAAGAGCGTCAAATTCAGATGCAACAGTTACGTCATGTGAGCAAAGCTGAGAAAGTATTGTTCCCATTAGCAGTACTGTTGATGACGATTTTGTTCTTACCATCAGCAACACCATTAGTCGGTATGTTCTGTTTAGGTAACTTAATGCGTGAATCTGGTGTTGTGGATCGCCTATCAAATACAGTACAGAACGAGTTGATCAACATCGTGACAATTATGCTAGGTTTAGGTGTTGGTTCTAAGCTTGAAGCTGCAACATTCCTACAAATCGAAACATTAGGTATTTTGGTACTGGGTGCGGTTGCATTTAGTGTTGGTACTGGTGGTGGTGTATTAATGGCAAAAGCGCTTAACCGCTTTAGTAAAGAGCCAATTAACCCATTAATTGGTGCAGCAGGTGTATCTGCTGTTCCAATGGCTGCACGTGTGGTGAATAAGGTGGGGTTAGAGTCAAACCCTCAAAACTTCTTATTAATGCACGCGATGGGACCAAACGTAGCAGGTGTATTAGGTTCTGCTGTAGCTGCTGGTATCTTGTTAGCATTGGTGGGTGGAAGTTAA
- the oadA gene encoding sodium-extruding oxaloacetate decarboxylase subunit alpha, translating into MSKPLAITDVVLRDAHQSLFATRLRLEDMLPIAAQLDDVGYWSLETWGGATFDSCIRYLGEDPWERLRALKQVMPKTPMQMLLRGQNLLGYRHYGDDVVEKFVERAHANGMDVFRIFDAMNDVRNFEKAVKSTIDVGAHAQGTISYTTSPVHTLDTWTDLAKRLEDLGCHSLCIKDMSGLLKPYEAEELIKRIKASCDIPLALHSHATTGLSTATAVKAVEAGLDILDTSISSMSQTYGHTPTETVVAMLQGTGRDTNLDLEKFAPIASYFRDVRKKYAKFEGSLRGVDARILLAQVPGGMLTNMESQLKEQGAADRFDEVLEEIPRVREDLGFIPLVTPTSQIVGTQAVLNVLTGERYKSISKETAGILKGEYGAAPAAVNSDLQAKVLEGAEPITCRPADLIDDELAILTDDLVAKAKAEGITLADQQVDDVLTYALFPQVGLNFLKNRNNPDAFEPVPTGEEVVTTAAEAKTASEVESYSVRVNGQVYNVDVAEGGELSSVELAQQPAAPVTAAATPSATAEAVGAPLAGNIFKINVQPGHQVTEGDVLVILEAMKMETEVRAARSGVVDQLHVKEGDSVTVGSPIISLA; encoded by the coding sequence ATGTCCAAGCCTCTAGCTATCACCGATGTTGTATTGCGTGATGCACACCAATCGTTATTCGCTACCCGCCTTCGTCTAGAAGATATGCTTCCTATTGCCGCACAGCTTGATGATGTCGGTTATTGGTCGTTAGAAACATGGGGTGGTGCAACATTTGATTCGTGCATTCGTTATCTTGGTGAAGATCCTTGGGAGCGTCTGCGCGCATTAAAGCAAGTGATGCCAAAAACACCGATGCAGATGTTACTTCGTGGACAGAATTTACTAGGCTATCGTCATTACGGTGATGATGTTGTTGAGAAATTTGTTGAACGTGCACATGCAAATGGTATGGATGTTTTCCGTATTTTTGATGCAATGAATGATGTGCGTAATTTTGAAAAAGCCGTAAAGTCGACGATTGATGTTGGTGCTCATGCGCAAGGTACTATTTCTTACACAACAAGTCCGGTTCATACTTTAGATACATGGACCGATCTTGCTAAGCGTTTAGAAGATCTCGGTTGTCACTCGCTATGTATCAAAGATATGTCAGGTCTATTGAAGCCTTATGAAGCTGAAGAGTTAATTAAGCGTATCAAAGCATCATGTGATATTCCGCTAGCTTTACACAGCCATGCTACAACCGGTTTATCTACAGCGACAGCAGTGAAAGCCGTAGAAGCGGGATTAGATATTCTTGATACATCGATTTCATCAATGAGCCAAACTTACGGTCATACACCAACTGAAACTGTGGTTGCTATGCTCCAAGGTACAGGACGTGATACCAACCTTGATTTAGAAAAGTTCGCACCTATTGCTAGCTATTTCCGAGATGTTCGTAAGAAGTACGCGAAATTTGAAGGTAGTTTACGCGGTGTTGATGCTCGAATTTTATTAGCACAAGTTCCTGGCGGCATGCTAACTAACATGGAAAGTCAGCTAAAAGAGCAAGGTGCTGCTGATCGTTTTGATGAAGTGTTAGAAGAGATCCCGCGTGTACGTGAAGATCTTGGCTTTATTCCACTGGTTACCCCAACATCACAAATTGTCGGTACTCAGGCTGTATTGAATGTACTGACTGGTGAGCGCTATAAGAGCATCAGTAAAGAAACGGCGGGTATTCTAAAAGGTGAATATGGCGCAGCACCAGCGGCTGTAAATAGTGATCTTCAAGCGAAAGTACTTGAGGGTGCTGAGCCTATTACTTGTCGTCCAGCTGATTTAATTGATGATGAGTTAGCTATCTTAACTGATGATCTTGTCGCAAAAGCAAAAGCTGAGGGTATTACGTTAGCCGATCAACAAGTTGATGATGTATTAACGTACGCATTATTCCCACAAGTAGGGCTTAACTTCCTTAAAAATCGTAATAATCCAGATGCTTTTGAACCTGTTCCAACAGGTGAAGAAGTGGTTACTACTGCTGCTGAAGCGAAAACAGCATCTGAAGTTGAAAGTTATAGCGTACGTGTTAATGGTCAGGTTTATAACGTTGATGTTGCTGAAGGCGGCGAATTGTCTTCTGTGGAACTGGCACAGCAACCAGCAGCGCCTGTTACTGCTGCAGCAACGCCAAGTGCAACAGCAGAAGCTGTTGGTGCACCATTAGCGGGGAATATCTTTAAGATCAATGTTCAACCTGGTCATCAAGTGACAGAAGGTGATGTTCTTGTGATCTTAGAAGCAATGAAGATGGAAACTGAAGTACGTGCTGCACGTAGTGGTGTGGTTGATCAGCTACATGTTAAAGAAGGTGATTCAGTCACTGTCGGTTCGCCGATCATTAGTTTGGCATAA